The following proteins are encoded in a genomic region of Entelurus aequoreus isolate RoL-2023_Sb linkage group LG01, RoL_Eaeq_v1.1, whole genome shotgun sequence:
- the LOC133647114 gene encoding E3 ubiquitin-protein ligase makorin-2-like — MSTKQVTCRYFLHGVCREGSRCMFSHDPSNSKPSTICKFYQRGVCAYGERCRYDHVKPAYRVGAGLSDNKAGGGSEGGASVRSEPRKTMVLRERADFTSCLQTDLMDKSLSVGQVDSMFGGQAGGLGSEVTAAAPQSYVDAIRTGLEASAPEQAPSPMGGAFQDFSQLCPYAAAGRCYYEDNCPYLHGDQCEVCRLQVLHPHDPEQRRAHEKMCLLAFESDMEKAFAAQLSQDKVCSICMEVVVQKVNHSERRFGILSSCSHIFCLACIRQWRCTRNFSNKIIKSCPECRVISEFVIPSVYWVEDQDDKDHLIELFKSGVSKKACRYFDQGRGMCPFGGKCLYLHAYPDGTRAEPEKPRKQLSAEGNIRFMNNVRLWDFIEEREQHPGRPLPSLDDDITELRELFMQLSAPSQDGPDAPPDPEQ, encoded by the exons ATGAGCACCAAACAGGTGACCTGCAG GTACTTTCTGCATGGAGTGTGCAGGGAGGGCAGCCGCTGCATGTTCTCTCATGACCCCTCCAACAGTAAGCCCTCCACCATCTGCAAGTTCTACCAGAGAGGAGTGTGTGCCTACGGAGAACGATGCAG GTACGACCACGTAAAACCGGCGTACAGAGTAGGGGCCGGGCTTTCAGACAACAAGGCGGGAGGAGGCTCAGAAGGCGGAGCTTCAGTCAGATCTGAACCCAGGAAGACGATGGTCCTGAGAGAGAGAG CCGATTTCACTTCCTGCCTACAAACAGACTTGATGGACAAAAGTCTGTCAGTGGGCCAGGTCGACAGCATGTTTGGGGGTCAAGCAGGCGGCCTGGGCTCAGAGGTAACAGCTGCAGCACCCCAGTCATATGTGGACGCCATCAGAACGGGTTTGGAAGCTTCGGCCCCAGAACAAG CGCCTTCTCCGATGGGCGGGGCCTTTCAAGACTTTTCCCAGCTGTGTCCTTATGCCGCTGCCGGTCGCTGTTACTATGAGGACAACTGCCCCTATCTCCATGGTGACCAGTGTGAGGTGTGCAGGCTACAGGTGCTACACCCACATGACCCTGAGCAAAGGAGAGCTCACGAAAAG ATGTGCCTGCTGGCCTTCGAGAGTGACATGGAGAAGGCGTTTGCTGCCCAGCTCAGCCAAGACAAG GTGTGTTCCATCTGCATGGAGGTGGTGGTGCAGAAGGTGAACCATTCGGAGCGCAGGTTTGGGATTCTGTCTTCCTGCTCGCATATCTTTTGTCTGGCCTGCATCCGACAGTGGCGCTGCACTCGCAACTTCAGCAACAAGATCATCAA GTCATGTCCGGAGTGTCGCGTCATTTCCGAGTTCGTCATACCCTCAGTGTACTGGGTAGAAGACCAGGACGACAAGGACCACCTGATAGAGCTGTTCAAGTCGGGAGTGAG caaGAAAGCCTGCAGGTACTTTGACCAGGGTCGCGGCATGTGCCCCTTTGGGGGTAAGTGTTTGTATCTCCACGCCTACCCGGACGGAACCCGAGCAGAACCCGAAAAGCCGCGGAAACAGCTGAGCGCCGAGGGAAACATCCGG TTCATGAACAACGTCCGGCTGTGGGACTTCATTGAAGAGCGCGAGCAGCACCCTGGCCGACCTTTGCCCTCCCTCGACGATGACATCACAGAGCTGAGGGAGCTCTTCATGCAGCTGTCGGCGCCGAGCCAGGACGGACCCGATGCTCCGCCCGATCCAGAGCAGTAG